A genomic region of Nitrospira lenta contains the following coding sequences:
- the pglX gene encoding BREX-1 system adenine-specific DNA-methyltransferase PglX produces the protein MNRTKLKTYAPQARRDFIQAVTDRAAFYGLTDKKIEPITENGDVAIIGGRAFPRAIASKRKALEERIAEYGFWQTMDAIAYTWFNRLVAIRYMELHGYLDHGYRVLSHPDASKSIPEILEQAEHLDLPGLDKHKVIELKLEGSKEAELYRMLLLAQCNALYTAMPFLFEWIGDETELLLPDNLLHTDSLIRKLVTDIDEEDWQEVEIIGWLYQFYISERKDEVMARKSAVPTEDIPAVTQLFTPHWIVRYLVENSLGRLWLLNRPGSRLREHMPYYIEGEAETDFLKITKPEDIRLLDPACGSGHMLTYAFDLLFRIYEEEGYVPSEIPVLILKHNVYGLEICPRAAQLAELALVFKARAKTHRFFQPGTLVQPRILALQNIHFDEGELRDYIAALDLGNLFNEPMLRLLHQFEEATTFGSLIQPCLDEQNITFARSAIEAKDLGGQLFLRETHGKVLRVLEQAEMLCERYHVVVANPPYMGWKGLNEVLKKFAKENFADYREDLFSMFVERSLGLNLNGGIIGLMTPFTWMFLGSFEKLRNRLLESCVITSLVRPELHAFFDSAFVSICAFTLKRGCQMDQKGSFIDLSPFYGADEQPPKALEAIRNPACGWLYKAAAADFRSIPTSPIAYSLSAKIRHLFSEHPTLGDSFTARQGLATTHNARFVRLWHEVNLLSIGFSLNSRAETESGEYRWFPYNKGGGFRKWWGNQTFVVNWQNNGEAIKRAIVDKYTYLKGNPNFVAKNQEFYFRPSVSFSKIGVGFPAFRYFPAGFIFDVAGSSIFSSKRAEEFQLLSFCNTKIARAVLAALAPTLNIEIQQINNLPIALRESWERLDAVVEILLNEARMDWNNFETSWDFRDLPLLRAGTKGVTLAVSWEAWRDNCATSIRRMQELETENNRLWIDAYGMQDELTPEVPESEITLARADQKKDVAAFLSYAVGCMMGRYSLDKPGLILANVGDSLAEYLAKVGQPFDMLTFAPDGDGIIPVLDGEWFEDDIAVRTEDFLRGTFGEATLEANLHFIEESLGKNLRKYFLADFYKDHLQTYKKRPIYWLFSSGKERAFQCLVYLHRYQDGTLARMRTEYVIPLQGKLAARIEQLASDTQKAASTSQRKTLEKERDKLLKHQTELRVFDEKLRHYADQRITLDLDDGVKVNYGKFGDLLAEVKAVAGGTDED, from the coding sequence ATGAACCGCACCAAGCTCAAGACCTACGCCCCGCAAGCGCGCCGGGATTTCATTCAGGCCGTGACAGACCGCGCTGCCTTCTATGGCCTGACTGATAAGAAGATCGAACCCATCACCGAGAACGGCGATGTGGCCATCATCGGAGGCCGCGCTTTTCCTCGCGCTATTGCGAGCAAACGCAAGGCCTTGGAAGAACGGATTGCCGAATACGGCTTCTGGCAGACCATGGATGCGATTGCCTATACCTGGTTTAACCGCCTGGTTGCCATCCGGTACATGGAATTACATGGCTATCTTGACCACGGCTACCGGGTACTGAGCCATCCCGACGCGTCGAAGTCGATCCCTGAGATTCTGGAACAAGCCGAGCATCTTGATCTGCCAGGGTTGGACAAGCACAAGGTTATTGAGCTGAAACTGGAAGGCAGCAAAGAAGCCGAGCTGTACCGGATGCTGCTGCTTGCTCAGTGCAACGCCCTGTATACGGCGATGCCGTTTCTCTTTGAGTGGATCGGCGACGAAACGGAACTCCTCCTGCCCGATAACCTGCTCCACACCGACTCGCTGATCCGAAAGCTTGTCACTGATATCGATGAGGAAGACTGGCAGGAGGTCGAGATCATCGGCTGGCTCTACCAGTTCTACATCTCTGAGCGCAAAGACGAAGTGATGGCCCGCAAGAGCGCCGTGCCAACGGAGGACATCCCTGCCGTTACCCAGCTCTTCACCCCGCACTGGATCGTCCGCTACCTCGTTGAGAACTCCCTCGGCCGCCTCTGGCTGCTGAACCGCCCCGGCTCCCGGCTCCGTGAGCACATGCCCTACTACATTGAGGGCGAAGCCGAGACCGACTTTCTGAAGATCACCAAGCCCGAGGACATCCGCCTACTGGATCCTGCCTGCGGAAGCGGGCACATGCTCACCTATGCCTTCGACCTGCTCTTCCGTATCTACGAGGAAGAAGGCTACGTACCCAGTGAGATCCCCGTGCTTATCCTGAAGCACAATGTCTACGGCCTGGAGATCTGCCCCCGCGCGGCGCAGCTCGCCGAGCTGGCCCTCGTCTTCAAGGCTCGCGCTAAAACGCACCGCTTCTTCCAACCCGGCACTCTTGTTCAGCCCCGCATTCTTGCCTTGCAAAACATTCACTTCGACGAAGGCGAACTCCGCGACTACATCGCAGCGCTCGACCTCGGCAATCTCTTCAATGAGCCCATGCTGCGGCTTCTCCATCAATTCGAGGAGGCCACCACCTTTGGTTCGCTCATTCAGCCCTGCCTCGACGAACAAAACATCACCTTCGCCCGTTCTGCCATCGAGGCTAAAGACCTCGGTGGACAACTCTTTCTCCGCGAGACTCACGGGAAAGTCCTTCGAGTCCTCGAACAGGCGGAGATGCTCTGCGAGCGGTATCACGTCGTCGTCGCAAATCCACCGTATATGGGATGGAAGGGTTTGAATGAAGTCCTGAAGAAATTCGCTAAAGAAAACTTCGCTGATTATAGGGAAGACTTGTTTTCTATGTTCGTTGAACGATCTTTGGGCCTGAATTTAAATGGTGGGATTATTGGGCTTATGACGCCTTTTACTTGGATGTTTCTTGGATCATTCGAGAAGCTCCGTAATCGCCTCCTTGAATCGTGTGTAATTACAAGTCTCGTGCGTCCGGAGTTGCACGCTTTCTTTGACTCAGCGTTTGTCTCAATCTGCGCTTTCACTTTGAAGCGTGGATGCCAAATGGATCAGAAGGGGAGCTTTATTGATCTGTCCCCTTTTTACGGAGCAGACGAGCAACCCCCAAAAGCGCTCGAAGCAATCCGAAACCCCGCCTGCGGATGGCTCTACAAAGCCGCCGCCGCAGACTTCAGAAGCATTCCTACTAGCCCAATCGCCTATTCTCTTTCTGCGAAGATTAGACATCTTTTCTCTGAACACCCAACTCTGGGAGACAGCTTCACAGCACGCCAGGGTCTCGCAACGACACACAACGCACGCTTCGTCCGGCTGTGGCATGAAGTTAACCTTTTGAGCATCGGCTTCAGCTTGAATTCACGCGCAGAAACAGAATCAGGTGAGTACCGTTGGTTCCCTTACAACAAAGGTGGTGGATTCAGAAAATGGTGGGGCAATCAGACCTTCGTCGTTAACTGGCAAAACAACGGAGAAGCGATCAAGAGGGCCATCGTAGATAAGTATACGTATCTCAAAGGAAATCCGAATTTTGTGGCTAAGAATCAAGAGTTCTACTTCCGGCCTTCCGTTTCCTTCTCAAAAATAGGTGTTGGCTTCCCCGCATTTCGATACTTCCCTGCCGGTTTCATATTCGATGTAGCCGGAAGCTCGATTTTCTCCTCGAAGAGGGCCGAAGAATTCCAGTTGCTGTCGTTCTGCAATACTAAAATCGCCCGAGCTGTGTTGGCTGCTCTCGCTCCAACATTGAATATTGAGATTCAGCAAATTAACAACCTTCCTATTGCACTGCGAGAAAGCTGGGAAAGGCTGGATGCAGTTGTCGAGATCCTGCTCAATGAAGCGCGGATGGACTGGAATAACTTCGAAACCTCATGGGATTTCCGCGACCTGCCGTTGCTGCGGGCAGGGACGAAAGGCGTGACGCTGGCTGTGAGTTGGGAGGCGTGGCGCGACAACTGCGCCACCTCCATCCGTCGAATGCAGGAGCTGGAGACGGAGAACAACCGGCTATGGATTGACGCCTACGGCATGCAAGATGAGTTAACTCCTGAGGTGCCTGAGAGCGAAATCACCCTCGCCCGCGCTGACCAAAAGAAGGACGTCGCAGCCTTCCTTTCCTATGCCGTTGGCTGCATGATGGGCCGCTATTCGCTAGACAAGCCAGGCCTCATTCTCGCTAACGTGGGCGATTCCCTGGCCGAATATCTGGCGAAGGTCGGTCAGCCGTTCGACATGCTCACATTCGCTCCCGACGGGGACGGCATCATACCCGTGCTCGATGGCGAGTGGTTCGAGGACGATATCGCAGTCCGCACCGAAGATTTTCTTCGGGGCACGTTCGGCGAGGCCACGCTAGAGGCTAATCTGCACTTCATCGAGGAATCGCTCGGCAAGAATCTGCGCAAATACTTTCTGGCCGATTTCTACAAGGACCACCTCCAGACCTACAAGAAGCGTCCGATCTATTGGCTCTTCTCCAGCGGCAAGGAGCGAGCGTTCCAATGCTTGGTCTATTTGCACCGGTACCAGGACGGCACTCTGGCCCGTATGCGCACGGAATATGTCATCCCTTTACAAGGCAAGCTGGCCGCTCGTATTGAACAACTGGCTTCTGACACCCAGAAGGCAGCTTCCACTTCCCAACGTAAGACACTGGAAAAGGAACGAGACAAGCTTCTGAAGCACCAAACTGAACTCCGGGTATTTGACGAGAAGCTGCGGCACTATGCCGATCAGCGGATCACGTTGGATCTCGACGACGGGGTGAAGGTCAACTACGGGAAGTTCGGCGATCTCCTCGCCGAGGTCAAAGCTGTGGCTGGCGGAACGGACGAGGATTGA
- the pglZ gene encoding BREX-1 system phosphatase PglZ type A, whose translation MDTRQIHDTLNRMYKEEGARIVFWNDPDKEFQTILPALNLNGVNIIQLNELGALEVKIRVEREDPIGRYLLYSPSEEPDYENDWLLDVRLYSRNFRADRASILLNELGLKNLHLRQHLADRRKFFDNKERLQKLKSLVEPNDIASDLDRKMIATVVKAEQPEWFNIVRTLYHAYTDNGDEIDLQTEPATWEQIEKFELDQPFWEMAKTTFGYSEETPTLKNLLLRLFVTDYMHHLKATPPSALLHLILPTQGRSNAVVCLGQWRDSSSKGSSYDRLSEEVAALIHVEDYLLGLEITDLLDVMTFLVVERGIASRLRERVHQTADMINPDEVRSIATRRQAGHWASLMVNGSLVVPRKALHAVYDALVAAADSFALRNQHRDGFAFPNATALYRAYEGELFRFDQLYRHFCEAADHAEAQGWNILKPLRELIEDCYTNWYVPTLALAWGQFLAPQGTAQLLSTWQLDQIPNQQEFFNRQVRPRLEEAENRKVYVIISDAFRYEAAQELTQELNGTYRFEATLASQLGVLPSYTALGMASLLPYNTLAFKPNGDVLVDGKSTSSTELRGEVLESVEGMACKASELVAMKKEQGRELVSGKRVVYIYHDTVDAIGDKAATEEKTFDAVRTAIDELTSLVAYVINSLNGNHVVITADHGFLFTESSPGEPEKSKLDQMPNGTVRAKKRYVIGHNLPDHESVWHGKTAVTAGAEGGMEFWIPKAANRFHFTGGARFVHGGAMLQEIVVPVITVKHKKDKSTREDTKVKSVTVHVLGASHKVTTNRHRFELIQAEPVSERVKPITLKVAIYEGDHAVTNVETVTFDSTSDKMDDRKKWIHVVLQDHQYHKNTAYRLVLRDADTGIEQQSVPVTIDRVFADDF comes from the coding sequence ATGGACACTCGTCAAATTCACGACACTCTCAACCGCATGTATAAGGAAGAGGGTGCCAGGATTGTCTTCTGGAACGACCCCGACAAAGAGTTCCAGACTATTCTGCCTGCGCTGAACCTCAACGGGGTGAACATCATCCAGCTCAACGAACTAGGTGCGCTCGAAGTGAAGATTCGCGTGGAGCGGGAGGACCCCATAGGGCGGTATCTTCTCTATTCCCCCAGTGAGGAACCTGATTACGAGAACGATTGGCTTCTCGATGTTCGTCTCTACAGCCGCAACTTCAGGGCCGATCGCGCTTCGATTCTTCTCAATGAGCTTGGCTTGAAGAACCTCCACCTTCGTCAGCATTTAGCTGACCGGCGAAAGTTTTTTGACAACAAAGAACGGCTCCAGAAGCTGAAGAGCTTGGTTGAGCCTAATGATATAGCCAGCGACCTGGACCGAAAAATGATCGCCACGGTCGTGAAGGCAGAGCAGCCGGAATGGTTCAACATCGTCCGTACGCTCTACCATGCCTATACTGACAACGGCGATGAGATTGACTTGCAGACGGAACCGGCCACTTGGGAGCAGATCGAGAAGTTTGAGTTAGACCAGCCTTTCTGGGAGATGGCCAAGACCACGTTCGGCTATTCCGAAGAGACTCCGACACTTAAGAATCTTCTCCTCAGACTCTTCGTGACCGACTATATGCATCATCTGAAGGCCACTCCGCCAAGTGCGCTTCTGCATTTGATTCTCCCGACACAGGGTCGGTCGAATGCCGTCGTCTGCCTTGGGCAATGGCGCGACAGCAGCAGCAAAGGCAGTAGTTATGACCGACTCTCCGAGGAAGTGGCGGCCCTGATTCACGTAGAAGATTACTTGCTCGGCTTGGAGATCACAGATTTGCTCGATGTGATGACGTTCCTTGTGGTGGAACGGGGGATTGCCAGCCGTCTGCGTGAGCGTGTGCATCAGACGGCGGACATGATCAACCCCGATGAAGTGCGATCAATCGCAACCCGCAGGCAAGCTGGACACTGGGCCTCGCTCATGGTGAACGGTTCCCTGGTGGTTCCGCGTAAGGCGCTTCATGCTGTGTATGACGCGCTGGTTGCCGCCGCTGATTCTTTTGCCCTGAGGAACCAGCATCGGGATGGATTCGCCTTTCCCAATGCGACGGCTCTCTATCGGGCTTACGAGGGAGAGTTATTCCGATTTGACCAGCTGTATCGCCATTTCTGCGAGGCCGCTGATCATGCGGAGGCACAAGGCTGGAACATTCTGAAGCCATTGCGGGAGCTGATCGAGGATTGCTATACGAATTGGTATGTGCCGACGCTTGCATTAGCCTGGGGACAATTTCTTGCTCCCCAAGGCACTGCCCAACTTCTTAGCACGTGGCAGCTCGACCAGATTCCCAACCAGCAGGAGTTCTTCAATCGTCAGGTGCGTCCTCGCCTGGAGGAAGCGGAGAACCGGAAGGTGTATGTCATCATCAGTGATGCGTTCCGTTACGAGGCGGCCCAGGAGCTCACGCAAGAGCTCAATGGCACATACCGCTTTGAAGCGACGTTGGCTTCGCAGCTTGGTGTCTTGCCCTCATACACCGCCCTTGGGATGGCGAGCTTGCTGCCCTACAACACGCTAGCGTTTAAGCCAAATGGAGACGTCTTGGTCGATGGGAAGTCCACCTCCTCAACCGAACTGCGAGGGGAAGTCCTAGAATCGGTTGAGGGGATGGCCTGCAAAGCCAGCGAGTTGGTGGCGATGAAGAAGGAGCAAGGCCGTGAACTTGTGAGTGGGAAACGGGTTGTCTACATTTACCACGACACTGTCGATGCGATTGGTGATAAAGCTGCGACAGAGGAGAAGACATTTGACGCGGTACGAACCGCGATCGATGAACTGACTTCACTAGTGGCCTATGTTATCAACAGCCTGAATGGCAACCATGTGGTCATTACGGCGGATCACGGGTTCCTTTTCACAGAATCTTCGCCCGGTGAACCCGAAAAGAGCAAACTGGATCAGATGCCAAACGGGACCGTGCGAGCCAAAAAGCGTTATGTAATAGGGCACAACCTCCCTGATCATGAGTCCGTGTGGCATGGCAAAACCGCAGTCACTGCTGGTGCGGAAGGTGGAATGGAATTCTGGATTCCCAAGGCCGCCAATCGTTTTCACTTCACTGGCGGTGCTCGTTTCGTGCACGGGGGAGCCATGTTGCAAGAAATTGTCGTGCCGGTAATCACGGTCAAACACAAGAAAGATAAGTCCACTCGCGAAGACACCAAGGTCAAGTCCGTAACCGTGCATGTGTTGGGAGCCAGCCACAAAGTCACAACGAACCGTCATCGCTTCGAACTGATCCAAGCGGAGCCAGTGAGCGAACGGGTGAAGCCGATAACGCTGAAGGTGGCGATCTACGAGGGAGATCACGCCGTCACGAATGTCGAGACCGTGACGTTTGATAGCACCTCAGATAAGATGGATGACCGTAAGAAGTGGATTCACGTAGTGCTGCAAGATCATCAGTATCACAAGAATACCGCATATCGGCTCGTCCTTCGGGATGCCGACACTGGAATTGAGCAACAGAGTGTACCGGTGACTATTGATAGGGTGTTTGCCGATGACTTCTGA
- the brxL gene encoding protease Lon-related BREX system protein BrxL: MTSDNNAIDTSLDDLLNRHFAGKVVRKDLTKLVKEGANVPVYVLEYLLGTYCASTDETIIKEGLVTVKNILAENYVRPDEAEKVKSIIRERGSLKVIDKITVTLNEKRDVYEALLANLGVKGVEVSTSYVKKFEKLLVGGIWCIVTLQYFYEENQKGSPFVIQDLKPIQMPNMDMEELFQGRRAFTEEQWIDVLLRSTGMEPTNFSERVKWHLLARMIPLVENNYNLCELGPRGTGKSHIYKEISPNSILVSGGQTTVANLFYNMARRTVGLVGVWDVVAFDEVAGITFKEKDGVQIMKDYMASGSFSRGRDAINAYASMVFVGNINQSVDTLVKTSHLLAPFPDDMIDSAFFDRFHAYVPGWEIPKMRPEFFTNQYGMIVDYLAEWMREMRKRTFGDAISKYFKLGRDLNQRDTIAVKHTVSGLLKLLYPNEEYNKDAVRRCLEYALETRRRVKEQLKKIGGMEFFDVHFSYIDLETLQEKFISVPEQGGGTLIPDGPMSPGALHTVATGSGGHLGLYRLETQVTAGNGALKTSGLGSNSGAKEAIKVGFDFFRANASRVSASIKAGDHDYHLHIVELHNTGPTNALTLAAFVALCSAVFGKPIQSQMVVLGSMSLGGNVIPVENLAESLQMAFDSGAKRILLPMASVRDIPTIPGELFAKFQTSFYADPTDAVFKALGVE, from the coding sequence ATGACTTCTGACAACAACGCGATCGATACCAGCCTCGACGATCTCCTCAATCGGCATTTCGCCGGCAAGGTCGTTCGCAAAGATCTGACCAAGTTGGTCAAAGAGGGGGCGAATGTCCCCGTATACGTGTTGGAGTACCTCCTGGGCACCTACTGTGCATCCACCGATGAGACCATCATCAAAGAAGGACTCGTTACGGTAAAGAATATTCTGGCCGAGAACTATGTGCGTCCCGATGAAGCGGAGAAGGTCAAGTCCATCATTCGTGAGCGTGGAAGTCTCAAAGTCATCGACAAGATAACTGTGACGCTGAATGAAAAACGAGACGTCTATGAAGCCCTACTCGCGAATCTTGGTGTGAAAGGGGTTGAGGTCAGCACCAGCTACGTCAAAAAGTTTGAGAAGCTGCTCGTGGGAGGCATCTGGTGCATTGTGACCCTGCAGTATTTCTATGAGGAGAACCAGAAGGGCTCACCGTTCGTCATTCAGGACTTGAAGCCGATCCAGATGCCGAACATGGATATGGAGGAGCTCTTTCAAGGGCGGCGGGCGTTCACAGAAGAACAGTGGATTGACGTCTTGTTGCGGTCAACGGGTATGGAGCCAACGAACTTCAGCGAACGCGTGAAGTGGCACTTGTTGGCCCGCATGATCCCTTTGGTGGAGAATAACTACAACCTCTGCGAACTCGGGCCACGAGGAACCGGCAAGAGTCATATCTACAAGGAAATCAGTCCCAATAGCATTCTTGTCTCTGGTGGCCAAACGACCGTCGCGAATCTGTTCTACAACATGGCGCGACGGACCGTTGGACTCGTCGGCGTCTGGGATGTCGTGGCATTTGATGAGGTCGCTGGGATTACCTTTAAAGAAAAAGATGGTGTCCAGATCATGAAGGATTACATGGCCTCAGGATCCTTCTCTCGTGGACGGGATGCCATCAATGCCTACGCTTCTATGGTGTTTGTCGGGAACATCAATCAGTCCGTGGACACATTGGTCAAGACCAGTCATCTCCTGGCCCCCTTCCCCGATGACATGATCGACAGCGCCTTCTTTGACCGGTTCCATGCCTATGTCCCAGGCTGGGAAATTCCCAAGATGCGGCCGGAATTCTTCACCAACCAGTACGGCATGATCGTGGATTACCTCGCCGAATGGATGCGCGAGATGCGCAAGCGAACATTTGGCGATGCCATCAGCAAGTATTTCAAGCTGGGTAGAGATCTCAATCAACGAGATACGATCGCTGTTAAGCACACCGTCTCAGGGCTCTTGAAGCTGCTGTATCCCAATGAAGAATACAACAAGGACGCCGTTCGTCGATGCCTAGAATATGCCTTAGAAACACGGCGGCGGGTAAAGGAGCAGCTGAAGAAGATCGGCGGAATGGAATTCTTCGATGTGCATTTTAGCTACATCGACCTGGAAACGCTGCAAGAGAAATTTATCAGTGTGCCCGAACAGGGCGGAGGCACACTGATCCCAGATGGTCCGATGAGTCCAGGAGCGTTACACACCGTCGCCACTGGGAGCGGTGGTCACTTAGGGTTGTATCGACTGGAAACTCAGGTGACGGCGGGAAATGGGGCGCTGAAGACTTCCGGCCTGGGATCGAACAGTGGAGCGAAAGAAGCCATCAAAGTCGGTTTCGACTTCTTTAGAGCGAATGCCTCGCGTGTCAGCGCCTCAATTAAAGCCGGTGACCATGACTATCACCTTCACATTGTGGAGCTGCACAATACCGGCCCCACCAATGCATTGACCCTCGCTGCATTTGTTGCGCTGTGTTCGGCAGTCTTTGGAAAGCCCATCCAATCTCAGATGGTTGTCCTCGGTAGCATGAGCCTTGGTGGCAATGTGATTCCGGTTGAAAATCTGGCTGAGTCTCTTCAGATGGCCTTCGACTCCGGGGCGAAGCGCATCCTGCTCCCCATGGCCAGTGTGCGTGATATACCGACGATTCCCGGCGAGCTATTCGCTAAATTCCAGACAAGCTTCTACGCAGACCCCACGGATGCCGTGTTTAAGGCATTGGGAGTCGAATGA
- a CDS encoding deoxyguanosinetriphosphate triphosphohydrolase: MVSKMTWGQLLSPARQGRPTGQDVTIGRSVFQRDFDRIVYSSAFRRLQDKAQVFPLAKSDFVRTRLTHSLEVSCVGRSLGTELGIRLEAQRCLPDGISPGDIGSIVAAACLAHDIGNPPFGHTGESAIAEWFSNTESGQAAINDLTPAEKSDFTKFEGNAQGFRILTRLQSAHNPGLQLTSATLAAFTKYPRGSYLRGGSLNGVSWKKHGFFDADKRCFGDIAEAVGLTKRLDDEAVWVRHPLAYLVEAADDICYRVNDLEDGCRLKHVSVEQGKDLLLAIFDAGDAPTKWREIDTEEDQIGYLRAKAIGYLIDQSVTCFEKHSERILNGQLDTSLVDCIPSAEPLDRIIKISKEKIYKAREVLEIEAAGFQVLGGLLDAFLGATNDVSRKGLKQASVRSQIVFHLLPAQFREAPGTPPDQYLRILKVTDFISGMTDSFAVSLFKQLTGISLPTG; the protein is encoded by the coding sequence ATGGTTTCTAAAATGACATGGGGACAATTGCTCTCTCCCGCTAGGCAGGGTCGGCCCACTGGACAGGATGTCACGATTGGGAGGTCTGTCTTCCAGCGAGACTTTGATCGCATTGTGTATTCATCTGCATTCCGAAGGCTTCAAGATAAAGCTCAGGTCTTCCCTTTGGCAAAGAGTGATTTTGTTCGAACCCGACTGACTCATAGCCTTGAGGTGTCATGCGTTGGACGGTCTCTTGGGACAGAACTTGGCATACGACTTGAGGCTCAACGGTGTCTGCCAGATGGTATATCGCCAGGTGATATCGGAAGCATAGTCGCCGCCGCCTGTTTGGCTCACGATATAGGGAATCCTCCCTTTGGGCATACGGGCGAATCAGCAATAGCTGAGTGGTTTTCTAATACCGAATCTGGCCAAGCTGCTATTAACGATTTAACCCCTGCTGAGAAATCTGACTTTACAAAGTTTGAAGGTAATGCCCAGGGATTCCGGATATTAACGCGGTTGCAGAGCGCTCATAATCCTGGACTGCAGTTGACGTCGGCCACATTAGCTGCCTTTACCAAATATCCAAGAGGATCCTATTTGCGGGGTGGCTCCCTCAATGGAGTCAGTTGGAAGAAGCACGGCTTCTTTGATGCTGACAAGAGATGCTTTGGCGACATTGCTGAGGCCGTTGGATTGACGAAGCGGCTTGATGACGAAGCGGTATGGGTTAGGCATCCCCTAGCCTATCTCGTCGAAGCTGCGGATGATATCTGCTACCGAGTAAATGATCTTGAAGATGGTTGTCGATTAAAGCATGTGTCAGTCGAGCAAGGGAAAGATCTTCTACTTGCCATCTTCGATGCAGGTGACGCTCCGACTAAATGGAGAGAGATAGACACCGAAGAAGACCAAATTGGTTATCTTCGCGCCAAAGCGATCGGTTATCTCATTGATCAATCGGTAACATGCTTTGAGAAACATTCGGAACGAATCCTCAATGGTCAGTTGGATACAAGTCTTGTTGATTGTATTCCGAGCGCGGAACCACTTGATCGCATCATAAAGATTTCGAAGGAGAAAATTTACAAGGCTCGAGAAGTCCTGGAAATCGAGGCAGCAGGTTTTCAAGTGCTTGGAGGTTTGTTAGACGCCTTCTTAGGCGCTACGAATGACGTTTCGAGAAAAGGCCTTAAACAGGCTTCTGTAAGAAGCCAAATTGTCTTCCATCTTCTTCCAGCACAGTTTCGTGAGGCCCCCGGTACCCCGCCAGATCAGTATCTCAGGATACTGAAAGTCACGGATTTTATATCTGGCATGACAGACTCGTTTGCAGTCTCTCTCTTCAAGCAGCTGACCGGAATCTCGCTTCCAACAGGATAG
- a CDS encoding ArsR/SmtB family transcription factor, translating into MSTKQRIKAAVLFHALSDQTRLEILNRLKQGEQCVCELTDALQTGQSRLSFHLRVLKEAGFIRDRPEGRWMYYSLNSEGLEDLEDFVGELKKATAMPGSSKKCE; encoded by the coding sequence ATGTCCACGAAGCAACGAATCAAAGCAGCTGTCCTCTTTCATGCTTTGTCCGATCAGACGCGGCTGGAGATTCTCAACAGGCTCAAGCAAGGAGAGCAATGTGTTTGCGAATTGACGGACGCGCTCCAGACTGGGCAGTCCAGGCTGTCGTTTCATCTCAGAGTACTCAAGGAGGCGGGCTTCATTCGCGACCGTCCGGAAGGGCGGTGGATGTATTACTCGCTGAATAGCGAAGGATTGGAAGATCTTGAAGACTTCGTTGGCGAACTCAAAAAAGCCACTGCGATGCCTGGTTCATCGAAGAAATGCGAGTAG